One Lytechinus variegatus isolate NC3 chromosome 14, Lvar_3.0, whole genome shotgun sequence genomic region harbors:
- the LOC121428125 gene encoding E3 ubiquitin-protein ligase TRIM71-like yields the protein MAEKRESEKASSSSPNLICPLCLDMFVEATILTSCGHTFCRRCLKKYDLTHHDLDHMVCPLCREITKLSDNRVDDLRLNVSINGCVDDYHTKCGGMNAVLEMRQKCSGCKLQGDAVSFCRTCNNYICDKCLHCHQYLSVFEDHEIVSMDDVIEGKVSIGHLFQKCSIHKPENKDMFCEDCKVYICHKCVLVGHKAHEIKNQVDFEQELRQKVTDLAQRCADKKAELEKNIQNIEIQRHEVHTAVQTLLNDVRQAYTIKAKELEENLRNLTEQIHALERSFDDDLNVLKSKDRQRIKSICSSITLVDNGRLGHLKTDTLSANILLCEELDSMLKEATDHTSASAVTKKAQEKRFKPADDTRLDLGSISGSDPKMEVIHCVDLRGVMFGMTRHSNSTVVIVYGSNARGIDTIDSNGGKQLYKNIPISDMECYDLVLQRDGALCVSTGTTDAYIFSPLGSRKATIHVRDNGNFLRVNRSPSDEIIITNYGKQVFIYDPTGSTLKHTVQTKHDTCQASTTRTGLIVTSSCWDVPSVVTVYDRDGNAGESLQAPRDVFLYAAVDEQDRVYVASVDMKNNNVVFRLYDLDGLNLKERVEFKVLHMTLGLNLCNLVSLSPDMLAFACYKKLYFIKVSL from the exons ATGGCTGAGAAGCGTGAATCAGAGAAAGCATCAAGCTCTTCACCGAACCTGATATGTCCATTATGCCTTGATATGTTTGTCGAGGCGACAATCCTGACTTCATGTGGACACACATTTTGTAGGCGATGCCTCAAGAAATACGATCTAACCCACCATGACCTTGATCACATGGTCTGTCCTCTCTGCAGGGAGATCACCAAGTTGTCTGACAACCGTGTCGATGATCTCCGCCTCAATGTCTCCATCAACGGATGCGTAGACGATTACCACACCAAGTGTGGTGGGATGAACGCTGTCCTCGAAATGCGACAAAAATGTTCTGGTTGCAAGCTTCAAGGAGATGCTGTCTCATTCTGCAGAACCTGTAATAACTACATATGTGATAAATGTTTGCATTGTCATCAATATCTGTCAGTCTTTGAAGATCATGAGATTGTATCCatggatgatgtcatcgaaGGGAAGGTCAGCATTGGTCATTTATTCCAGAAGTGCTCCATCCACAAACCAGAGAACAAGGATATGTTTTGTGAGGATTGTAAGGTCTACATCTGTCACAAGTGCGTACTTGTTGGTCATAAAGCTCATGAAATCAAGAACCAGGTTGACTTTGAGCAGGAATTGCGACAGAAg GTGACAGACCTTGCTCAGCGATGTGCTGACAAGAAAGCAGAGCTGGAAAAGAACATtcaaaacatagaaatacaacgTCATGAGGTACACACTGCAGTACAGACACTACTAAATGATGTCAGGCAGGCTTACACCATCAAGGCCAAGGAGCTTGAAGAAAATCTTCGAAATCTCACGGAGCAAATACATGCCTTAGAACGTAGTTTTGATGACGACCTCAACGTCTTGAAGTCAAAAGATCGACAGAGGATCAAGAGTATTTGTAGTTCAATTACTTTGGTAGATAATGGCAGACTGGGTCATCTTAAGACAGACACTCTATCTGCTAATATCTTGCTCTGTGAGGAACTAGATTCCATGCTGAAGGAGGCTACCGATCACACTTCTGCGTCAGCAGTTACGAAGAAAGCACAGGAGAAGAGATTCAAACCAGCAGATGATACTCGCCTTGACCTCGGGAGCATCTCAGGATCAGATCCCAAGATGGAAGTTATTCATTGTGTTGATCTACGGGGAGTGATGTTCGGTATGACAAGGCACTCCAATAGCACTGTCGTTATCGTGTATGGGAGTAATGCACGAGGTATTGATACCATTGATTCAAATGGTGGAAAACAGCTGTATAAAAACATACCCATAAGTGACATGGAATGTTATGATCTGGTTTTGCAACGGGACGGGGCGTTATGCGTGTCCACTGGTACTACAGACGCCTACATCTTCTCTCCCCTTGGCTCCAGGAAAGCAACAATCCACGTGAGAGACAATGGAAATTTTCTCAGAGTTAACAGAAGTCCATCAgatgaaatcatcattactaactaTGGAAAACAAGTCTTTATCTATGACCCGACAGGATCCACTCTTAAACATACTGTTCAAACAAAGCACGATACGTGCCAGGCATCTACTACCAGGACGGGTTTGATTGTCACGAGTTCATGTTGGGACGTTCCAAGCGTGGTGACGGTCTATGACAGGGATGGGAATGCTGGTGAGTCTCTACAAGCTCCACGGGATGTCTTCCTGTATGCTGCCGTGGATGAGCAGGACAGGGTGTATGTAGCGAGTGTTGATATGAAGAATAATAATGTCGTGTTCAGACTCTATGATCTTGATGGTTTGAATCTGAAGGAAAGAGTTGAGTTCAAAGTACTTCATATGACATTGGGTTTGAATTTGTGTAACTTGGTTTCCCTCTCCCCAGACATGCTCGCCTTTGCTTGTTACAAGAAGTTATATTTCATCAAGGTATCACTGTAA